TCAGCACAACCCCGGCGGCGCCATCATCAACCTGGCCTCGATCGCCGGCCTGGGTGGCATGCGCTACGCGGCCAACTACTCCGCCACCAAGCACGCCGTGGTCGGCCTGACCAAGTCCGCTGCGCTGGAGTACGCCACGGACAGCATCCGCATCAACGGCGTCGCCCCCGCCGCGATCAAGACCGACATCCTCAGCACCGCCATCGAGGCCGGCACCTGGGACGAGGCCACCATCGCCGCCCTCCAGCCGGTCAACCGCATGGGCCGCCCCACCGAGGTCGCCGACGCCATCACCTGGCTCGCCTCCCCGCAGGCGTCCTTCGTCACCGGAACCATCCTCAACGTCGACGGCGGCTACAAGGCCCAGTAAGACACCCGCTGCCACCACCGGCCAACAAGCCACTCCTCATGATGTCGGCGTACACGTGAACTTCAGCTCGTACGCCGACACGGAGCGCGTCAGGTGATGCTGGTGGGGAGGCTCCGGACGGGACTGCGCTGGGTGTCGTTGTCGGTGCGCCGGTCCAGCTCGGTTCGGAGTTCGTGGATGACCTGGGCATAGACGGCGACGCGCTCGCGAAGCCGGTCGTTGTCCTCCCGCAGCGTGCGGGCGGCGGCTTCGGCGTCCACTGCGCGGGCGTGCAGGTGCTGGAACGCGGGTGGGACGCCGTTCGCCTCGGACTTTCGCCGGGCGAATTCTTCTTTCAGGTCGACGTGCTTGTGGGTGAGGACCCAACGTTTGACACCTGCCTCGGCGGCGAGTTGAGCGTGGTGAGCGCCCCAGTGGACCGGTGCCGGCCTGCTCGACCGTTTCGGGCTGAGGTACTCACTGGAGCTCTACGGCGAAGACGACGACCTGGTCCGCGAGATCCATGCTTGATCCGTCGTCTGCTGTGGAGTGTGGTCAACGTCCACGGCGTGATACGTGAGGCTTGATCATTCCTCCCGGAGGGCCTCTACCCTGTGGCGAGCATTTGGGCAGATGAGGGGCGGGATGTGGTGGAGATGACGGTCCGACGGCGGGTGCTGGGGCTTGTGGTGGCCGCGGGCGTTTTCATGGTCGCCGGGGCGGTCGGCTGGTGGTCCAGCCGATCAGGTGGACTGCTCGTTGTGGCACAAGTGCTCTACCACCCGGTGCTGATCGGCTTGTTGGTCGTGGCTGCTCTGACCGCCGCTGTGATCGTCGGCGTACGAAACCTCCTCTTCCGGAGCCTGGTTTTCGTGGCGGCGGTCCTCATCGGGCTCCTCGCGGTACCGATCTCGCTTTTCGCCAGCACGGGGCGCGAGGAGACGATGGACGAAGCGGCGCCCGATCGCTCCGACCGGCATCTTGTGGTGGAGGAAGGGGCGGCGATGATCGACTCGATCTGGTGGGTCTACGTCGACGAGGGGTCCGGGCTGACCAAGCGCCGTTGGCACGTCGGCTACTTCAACGGGGCCTCCTCCAACGTGCTGGACGAGGCTTCGTGGGTGGGGCCGGATCGGGTACGCCTGGTCACCCGGGACGAAGGGGGCGCAGAGGTCCACCTCGTCGATCTCACCCCCGAGAGCGGTGAGCCTTTGCGCACGCTGTCGAGGGGGTAGGAGTCGCTTCGCCCTCGTAGCGGTGATGCTGGCGTGGCCGGCTGGCTGGCGAGGACACGGTGCTCTCCACGCTTCAGCGACTCAAGCCACCTGCGAGGCCCCGGATGGGTTCGGGGGCCTTGCTCTTACTGGGACTGACCTGCGGCGATGTACCGAGATGCCGTCCACAGCTCGTCCACAGACTCTGACATAGGCCCGCTTGCGGCGGCATGCGTCTGCGCATACGCGAAGACCCCGTCCTCAGCGTTCTCGCTGATGGCGGGGTCTTTAGGCACTTCGTCTGAAGTGCCCCCGGCAGGATTCGAACCTGCGCACACGGCTCCGGAGGGCCCTTCCTGATACGGAAACTCCGCAGGTCACAGGTGTACGGACGGAGGGTGGACGGTTCCGTGTCCACGTATGGTCCACAGCCCCGCGTGGGTGCTCGTTGCGCTCATCGGACGACAGGGGTCGTCACCTCGGCCGTCCTGGCTCGGCATACGCAAGCTGCATGAAGTCGTGACCATGAAGTCGAGGAAAGGACGCCCGAGGCAGGGCGGGCTCGGGCCGGGGGCGCGGTGTGGTGGTACAGGGGCGCACGGTAGGCGCACTCCACTCCTGTTGTGCCCCGGTCGGCGTAGCACGATTCGGCGGAAGAGCTCCCACTTGTCCAAGAGTTGCTGAAGTCTTGACGAAGTGCGAGCAGGGAGAGTCGTGAAGGCCGGTTCATGAGCAGTAAGTCAGGGATGCCTGATTACTTCCTGGGTGTTCGGTTGCGTGCAGTCGATCCGTCCCCCGGGTGAGTATGCGTATTGCCTGCCAGGCCAACACATTGACGGCGTGTCGGATCTGGCCGTATGTCGTAGGTGATCCCGGGGTTGCGAATCGGTAACAGGGGGTTCCCCGCGGCGGAGATTTGTTGAACGCTTGAACTTCCCGAATGTGGGGGACCTGTGAAGATCGCTGTGGTGTGTGTTCAGGCGGATCGCCTGAGTAGGTCGTTAATCCTGCACTGATGCGAGAGGAGCCATGCGTATCTGCGTGCCGGGGCGGGGCAGCGGTGATCTGCCTTCGACGACGAGTACCGCCGAAGTCGGTCGCACGGTGTCGGGCCGTGAGATGGATCGGTGGCGCCGGTACCGGTTGTGGCCGGAACATCCTGCAGCAAGGGCATCGAATCCACCCCCTGCAGCAAGTCGGACGTTCGGCGCTCATACACCAGCCGTCAGTCATTGAACTTGGGGGGCTGTCGGTGGCTGGGTTTACCTTCCGTGGCGGTTCGACGGTGCGCGATGGCGCACCCTGTCGGGACCTCGGTGATCGGCATCCAGGAACCGCATAGGTACGGATCTGGCTCTGATGAGTTGTGGTATTGGGAGCGGGGGCGGTGCAGCCGTGATGAAGAAGAATGTCAATTGGGTACCCGACGCGGGTTTGGTCCGCGAGGTTGACGAGCTCTTCGAGCGGGCGATCAACTCGTATCGCGCGAATTCGAACCTGATCACGGAGCACGCCAACCAGGAGGAGTCCATCCGGGTCGGCGGCTACTCGAACCGGACGCTCCTGGAACTGGTGCAGAACGCGGCTGACGCGATGTCGGGGGCTGCCGAGCACGAGGAGGGAGCAGGGCGGGTCGAGATCGTCCTCGACCTCGACCGCCAGACGCTGTATTGCGCGAACGCCGGTCGTCCGTTCTCCCGAAGCGGCCTCACCGCGCTCGCCCATGCGCACCTCAGTGGTAAGCGGGGCGACGAGATCGGTCGGTTCGGGCTTGGTTTCAAGTCGGTGCTCGCGGTCACCGACACCCCGCAGGTGTTCAGCCGTTCGGTCGCTTTCGAGTTCAACTCTTCGAAGGCGAAGGCGGCGATAGCGGCGATCGCGCCCGTACCCAAGAGGATTCCGGTCCTGAGGACCCTCACCCGGATCGACGCGGAGGTCGAATTCGCCAAGGACCCGATCCTGGCCGAATTGGCGGAGTGGGCGGTGACGATCGTCAGACTGCCGAATGCGACGAGACTGGAGAGCCTCAAGAAGGAGATCGAGGAATTCCGCTCCGAGTTCCTCCTCTTCGTCAACTCGGTCCGGGAGATCCGGCTCCGGGTCGTCGGAGCCGACGCGGACTTCGTCACGAGCCATGTGTCGCGCGACCTGGGCGACGGCAGGTTCCGCATCGAGCGTCCCGACGGCGACCACGACGAGTGGTATGTCGACAACCGCATGCACGCACCCAGCCCCGAGGCTCGGACCGAGGTCGGGGAAGCCGTGTCGCGTGACCGGATGAAGGTCACGGTCGCGATGCCGGCGCGCTTCGCTCAACTGAAAAAAACGGGGGAGTTCTGGTCGTACTTCCCGCTCCAGGACAGGACGTCGGCGTCCGCCCTCTTCAACGCGCCCTGGAGTGTCAACGACGACCGCACCACCTTGCTCACGAACACGTACAACCGGGAGATCCTCGTGACTCTCTCGGAGATGTTCGTCGACATGCTGCCGAAGGTCTCGTCCGTCGACGATCCGGCAGCACACCTGGACTACATGCCGGCGCGTGGCCGTGAGACCCACTCGTTCGGCGACGAGATCCTCTGCGTCCATGTTCCACAGCTCGGTAGCGAGAAGGCCCTGGTGCCCGACGCCACCGGCGCGCTGCGCACGCCTCTGGAGCTTCGTCCTCTCGACTTGCGTGTCGGCGACGCATCCGAGCGTGACCACGAGGAGTGGATCAGGTCTCCCCACACCGACGAGGACGTGCCGCACTGGCGCTGTTATTCCACCAATCAGCGTGGGACCCGTCTGAGGGCCCTCTACGTATGCAGCGTGTCCCCCGCCTTCGCCGACTCGCGTCCCAGGGACGAGCAGAAGGCGTTGGAGGATGTGCCCAAGCGAGGTCTTCTCACCTGGCTGCGCGAGTGGGCCGAAGGGCCCGATATGGCTTCTGCGGCGAAGGCACTCGATTTTGTGCTGAGAAATCCCAACCGCTTCGGCCCCGCAAAGGTCATACCGACGACCGCTGGCATGCTGTCCATCAAGGACCGTGACCGGGTCTTCCTCCACGGTGCGGAGGACGTCGACATCGAAGGATCGTGCTTCGTCGATCCGGACTTCCTGGTCCTTCCCGGCGTCGAGAAGAAACTCGTGGACTGCGGGTTCCGTAACCTCGATCCTCTCGCAAAATTCGAGGCCAGGATGGCCAGGCTGTCACGGGAGTCCCAGGACGACGAGCTCCCGAAGTTCTGGGACGCCGCCTCTGATGTGCCCATGGCACAGGCGCAGAAGGCCGTTGCGGAGAACAAGACGGGTGCTCTCAGAGTTCCGACACGTGACGGTGGTTGGGCCGTGCCCGGGTTGGTGCTGGACATCGACGGTCTCGGTGACAGCACTCCGGGTCGAGTCCTGGACCGGACGAGATGCGTGCCCCAGCTCGCACACGCGGCAGGAGTCGTCACCGAGCCAGTGGCCTCGTACTCGCTCGAGGACGAGGTCTACTTCGAGGACTACTGCCAGTACGTGCTGGACGAGGTGAACCGGAGACTCGGGCCCGGAGAGCGCCCCGTCGAGCAGGTCGAGTTCGACAGGGGGGAGGGTCCTGGTCCGTTCTCGGTGCTTCTGATGTTGCAGGAGGCGGGCGTGCCCGAACCCCTGCGCGAGCGGTGGACGGAAGGACTGCTCAGACTCGACCAGGTGGGGCACTGGCTCTGTACCGACATCGACACGGGGCTCAGCCACCGGGTCCTGTCCCCTGTTCGCTGGGCGGCGGGTCGGGCCGGCCTGCTGAAGTCGAATCGCGGCCACCGGGCTCCAGGTCGCGTCGTCTCCGCGTCCCTCGTCGAGTATGAGGCCCTGCTGCCTCTCTTCCGAGGACCGCGCCACGTCGAGGACGCTCTGAAGCTGCCGAAGGACCTGGGCGAGGTGCCTGTGGAGGTCCTGCGCGAAGCGCTCGAGACGGAGGTCACTTCGCCGATCAGCAACGTGGCGCTGACGGGGTTCGTCCTCACCGCGAGTCGGTTCGCATTCCCGGAGGGGCACCCGATGTTCATCCCCGCCCGGGTGGGACGCGTCATCGAGAGGAGGCGGCCCGATGCGGTGTATTTGGCGACGACCGAGGAGGAGCGTGAGTTCCTCAGCCTGAGGCAGAAGCCGTACCTCAAGGTGGATGAGGACGAAGCGGACGAGTTCGTCGACGTGGTCGGATGCCGACGGTTCGAGGACAGTTTTTCCTTCTCGCTCTTGATCGACGGCCGGCAGGTCGAGGAACGCGTCATCGACCTGTACACCGGACTGCGTTCGACGTTCGTCGAGGACAAGGTCACGAACGCGACCGTGGCGAAGGCCGTCCAGATCACGAAGCGTGTGACCACAGAGGACGGTGTCGAGGACCAGTCGCTCGAGTGGCACCGCCAGGGAATGACCCTGGTGGTCCAGGCAGAACTCGACGAACGTCGTGTCCTGCAGATCGTCAACGAGGCATTCGACCTGCGCCTGTCGAACACCGAGTTGAGCGACATTCTCCAGGCCCGCGTCGACCAACATCTGGAGATGCAAAGGCAGGACGCCCGGGCCGCGTCCAGTGACGTGGAGCGGCTGGCGATCTACATCGGTGACGACACGCTGAAGGAGAACCTTCCGAAGGGACTTTGGCAGGCACTTGAGGGCCAAGGCCTGGTGGACGGCTCCACGTCCGTCGCCGAGCTCTTCCTGACCGTCTACGGCAGCGACTCGATCAAGCTTCTCGCGGAAGAGTTCAGCGCCGAGGGGTACACGGACGTTCCCACGACATGGGTCGGGGGAGCGTCGACCGTCGCCTGGCTTCGGAAGATGGGGTTCGGCGCCAAGTACGCCGGGCGTCGCACCCGACACCAGGACGATGAGTTCGTCGTGCCCGGTGCCGTGAAGCTCAAGCCCCTGCACGACTTCCAGGAGAGGATCAGGGAGGAACTGCAGGAGGTCCTGACGTCCCGGGGACGGGACGGTCGCGCGCTCAAGGGCATGGTGGAGCTCCCCACGGGAGCCGGGAAGACCCGGGTGGCCACCGAAACCGTGCTGCGGCTGTTCGTCGATGGCGACATGAGCGGAACCGTGCTCTGGATCGCGCAGTCGGAGGAGCTCTGCGAGCAGGCGGTGCAGACGTTCGGCACCGTCTGGCGTTGGCTCGGGGACGAGCGTCCGTTGACGATCGGCCGGCTCTGGAACAACAACGTCGTCCACGAACCCGACACCGAGTTCAGTGTGGTCGTGGCCACCGACGCCAAGCTCGACCGGGTGGCCGACACTCCTGAGTACGAGTGGCTGAGCAGGGCCTCCGCGGTGTTCATCGACGAGGCGCACCGGGCCGGCGGGTCGAAGATGTACACGAAGATCCTCAGGTGGCTCGGAGTCGACGGTCGTAGCTGGGAACGGCCTCTGGTGGGTGTCTCGGCGACACCCTTCAAGGGGAGAAGCGACGTCGTCACCAAGCCGACGGAGGAGCTGGCGGCCCGCTTCGGTCACCACATCATGAGCGCCTTCGACGGTAACGCCTACGAGGAGCTGTCGAAGAGGGGAGTCCTCGCCCGGGTCCGACATGAGGTGTTGCCGGGCGTGGACGTCGCGCTGAAGCCGGATGAACTCGAGCAGGTGCAGTCGTGGCGCAAGCTGGAGCCCAAGGTTCTCGACCGCATCGGTCGGGACCAGGCCCGCATGAGGATCCTCGTTGAGGACATCCTGAGCCGGGACCCGGAGTGGCCGATCCTCGTATTCACGCCGAACGTCCTGTCCGCCCAGGTCCTTGCCGCGACGCTTCGTTACCGGCAAGTCGCGGCTGAGGCGGTTAGCGGTCAGACCGGACGGCAGGCACGCCGTGACGTGATCGAGAAGTTCAAGAAGGGAGAGATCCGGGTCCTGGCCAACTGCGACCTGTTGATCCAGGGCTTCGATGCACCGGGTGTCCGGGCCCTCTACATCGCGCGGCCGACGTTCAGTCCCAGCGCCTACATCCAGATGGCCGGCCGCGGGCTGCGCGGCCCCGCGAACGGCGGCAAGCCGGAGTGCCTCATCGTGGACGTCGCCGACAACTTCGGTGCAGTCAATGACTTCCTCGGATACCGCGCTTACGAAGACCTCTGGCGAAAGCAGGGATCATGATCCTCATACCGGACCTCGCCGACATCGAGACGACCACTACCAGCAACGCCGAACGGCGGGTGGCCCTGCTGCTGCGAGCGATCGACGGCCCCCCCGACGCCGTCGCCTTCCACTCCGTGAAGCTGCGGAGCCACGCGGTCAAGCAGCAGGGCGAAGCGGACTTCGTCGTGCTCTGGAACGGCGTCGTCGTCATCGTCGAGGTCAAGGGCGGGGGCGTCAGGAAGTACGACGGCGTCTGGTACTCCATCGACCGCCACGGTGACTGGAAGAAGTTGCGCGAGTCGCCGATGGACCAGGCACAGTCGGCGATGTACGCGCTGCGCGACATCCTTCAGGAGGAAGGCGTCGGTTGGTTCGCGACCGAGGCCGTTGCCCTCACCCCAGACATAGACGCGCCTCCGGCAGCCGTCGAATGGAAGGGAAGCCACTGGTGGGCCAAGGAGCAGATGAGCATTGCCGCACTGACCGAAGCCTTCGAAAAGGTCGCCGGTGAAGCGAGGACCGCTCCCTACGGAATCAGAGTCGCCCGGTCCGAGACGCTCCGGGCGCGCCTCTTCGGTGAGTTCACCAGGATGCCCGTCATCGATGCGCAGCGGGGCGCCGTGCTGGAGGAGCAGAATCGAGCGACCGAGGGGCAGGCCAGGGTCTTGGCCGCGCTCTCCCGGAACCCGAGGATGCTCGTCTTCGGTGGCGCGGGCACCGGGAAATCCCTGGTGCTGGCGGAGGGCGCGAAGCAGGAGGCGGGCGAGGGGAAGTCGGTGCTCATCACCTTTCATTCGCCCGCCCTGATCGACTTCTTCGGTCCGCGGATCGAGGGCAGAGACATCGATCTCCTTCCGTTCGCGGACCTGTCCGGTGACAAGCAGTACGACGTCGTCTTCGTCGACGAGGCACAGGACCTCATGAACGCCGGGGGCATGGATGCCTTGGACGCCGTGATCCGCGGGGGTCGAGAAGGCGGTCGGTGGAGGATGTTCCTCGACCCCAACAACCAGGCACGCGTCGACGGCGAGTTCGACCCGGAGGTCTGCGAGTTGGTTCAGCAGGAGGCGCTCCAGTACGACCTGGACCGGAACGTGCGCAACACCCGTGCGATCGTCCACGTCGTGCAGGAGTACCTCGGCGCCGACGTCGGGGACCCGGGCATCGTCCATGGCGACCGAGTGGAATGGCGGTGGTCCGACGGGACGGCCGGTGTTTCCGCGGCCGAGACCGTGGCTCGCGACCTCGTCGCGAACGGGGCCCGCCGACAGGACATCTGGATCATCAGTGTGTCCGAGGACGCCGAGCCGCGCAGGAGCGAGGCCGGATTCCTCGTGACCAACCCCCGCTATGCCAAGGGGCTGGAGGCAGAGCACGTCATCGTCTGTGACCTGCCACAGGAATACAACGACCGGGGACTCGCCGCTTTCTACGTGGCTGTCACGCGGGCGCGGGTCACGCTCCACGTGGTCGCGTCCAAGGATGACAAGAAGCGGCTCCAGGATCTTCTTCGAAAGCAGGTTGGGAAGTGAACCTCACAGCGGCCCAGAAGGAGGCCCTTCACCATCTCCGAGCCTCCTACGTGGGGCCCGAGGCCGGAGATGAGGAGGTCACGGCGAACCTGCCTCATCGGCAGTACGCCGTCGGCATGCTGTTCCCGGTCGAAGCCGAGGCACGAGGCTCTCACGGCGACGGCCACACGGACGAAGAGGTGTCGGCGGATGTCCCCGATGGTGATGTCGAGGAGAGCGGGGCCGGTGTCCCCCTGGCCGAGGACTGGAAGCCCTCGTCCGTCGCGCTCTCCTTCGTCACCGACGGCGACTCCGTCGACGTCGACTTCTCGTGCGGTACGTACGCCGCTGTCGAGGTAGACGGGCCGCCCAGGTGGCGGCGTGCCCCGTTCTCCGTCGACGGCCTCGACCTCCGGCGGGACAAGGGGCCCGAGCGCCTTTCCGTGGGTGGTGTCTCGGTCGAGATCGGGTCGCGTTGGCGCGACTTCCAGGGCGATTCGTTGGTCACCGTCCACGTACGGGTCCTGACCGAATCAACGGGTGACGACCGACACGACATCCCTCGGACGCTGTTCCAGGTCCACCTGGCCGCCGCTCCCTCCGCCGGGGCGGAGATCCTGGAGTACGACACGACGCGCTCGATCGACACTGACCCGGAAGCTGCCGAGCTGCGCCTGCGCTATCGGAACCGGAAGGTCTACGCGGTCGGGCACGGAATGGCCGCGGACTGGGAGTTCGCGGAAGGCCGTTGTGCCAAGGTCTTCCTCGAGCCCGTGCCGGCCTTCGTGGTGCCCGCCGTCGAGACCACGGGGTTCGACGAAGGGACGGCCGAGGCCGAGGCCTTGGAGCTGGGGCACCTCCAGCAGATCGACAAGGATCCCGAAGCGATCCTTCGATCGTTGGACGCCTTCCTCGAGGCGTTCGCCGGCTGGGCCTCCCGGCAGATGGAACGGGCGGAGGCTTTCAGCGACGACAGGGCCGTGGCCGTCCGCATCGCCGAGCGTTCGCAGGACGCCGTCGACAGGATGAGGGAAGGCATAGACCTCCTCCGGGCGCCGGGACGACAGGACCTTCGAACGGCCTTCTCACTCGGCATGGCCGCTATGCGTCTTCAGATGCGGCAGGCGTCCATCAACGGTGGGAGGCCGGAGGAGCAGGTGTCGGAGCCGCGGTGGCGCCCCTTCCAGCTCGGTTTCCTGCTCGTGTCGCTGGCCTCCACCGTCGATGAGGGGCACAAGGACCGGGACCTCGTCGACCTCATCTGGTTCCCGACCGGTGGCGGCAAGACCGAGGCATACCTGGGTCTCGCCGCGATCGAGGTGTTCCGCCGACGGCTCGCTCACGGAACGGCCGGCGGGGGAACCGCCGTCATCACCCGCTACACCCTGCGGCTCCTGACCTCTCAACAGTTCCAACGGGCCGCGGCACTGATCTGCGCGATGGAGCGGCTGCGGGCCACGGACGACCGGGCGAAGGGCATGGCGCCGTTCTCGATCGGTCTGTGGGTGGGCAACGAAGTCACCCCCGGCACGCGAGTAGAGGCACGTGAAGCACTCAAGCGGCTTCAGAAGGCCGCGCGCCCGGAAGAGGCGAACGAGTTTCAGGTCGAGAGTTGCCCTTGGTGTCTGACGCCCTTGGTGCCGAGGCTCAGGAGCGACAAGCCAGAGGACTACGGCATGCGCCTGGACGGCGTGGACGTCGTGCTCCACTGTGTCGACGCGTCGTGCGACTTCGCCGGCGAGCTCCCGCTCGCGGTCGTCGACGAGGTGCTGTACATGGAACCGCCCACGATCCTGCTGGCCACCGTCGACAAGTTCGCGCGTCTGCAGTTCAGGCCGGAAGCGGGCAGGCTGCTCGGTCTCGGGACCACCTTCAGGCAACCGTCCATGATCATCCAGGACGAGCTGCACCTGCTCTCGGGGCCGCTCGGAACCACCGTCGCCGTCTTCGACGCGGTGATCCAGCTGCTGCTCAGCCGGTCGGGCTCCAGCCCCAAGATCGTGGCCTCGACGGCCACCATCCGCGCGTCTGAGGAGCAGGTGGAGGGGCTGTACGGGCGTGAGGTCGCCCTGTATCCGCCATCGGGACTCGACGACGACCGGACCTTCTTCTCCCGCCCGGTGGAAAGCGGGGAAGGACGTCTCTACGTCGGCCTGATGCCGCAGTCGGTCTCGCAGCCGTCGGCCGTCATCGCAGCCGTCACCCCCATGGTGGAGATGCCGGAGGCGCTGGCCGCCCGCGCCCCGTCCGCAGCGTCACGGGACGCGTACTGGACGCTGGTCATGTACCACAACAGTCTTCGTGAGCTCGGACGTACCGGGACGCTGGTCGTCGACGATGTCAACGGTCGTCTGGAGCCCCGAGCCGAGAGGCTCGGCTTCCCGCTGCGGCCCGTCAGAGCGGGGAAGGTCCTGGAACTGACGAGCCGTCGCGGAGCCGAGGAGCTGCCGAACGATCTCCGCGCGCTCAGGGTCAGGGCCGACGAGTCGCCGGAGGCTGTCGACGTGGTCCTCTCGTCGAACATGCTCTCCGTGGGCATCGACATCCCGCGGCTCGCGCTGATGCTCATGGTGGGGCAGCCGAAGACCACGGCCGAGTACATCCAGGCCACGAGCCGTGTCGGACGTGGAGACACGAAGGGCGTCGTCGTCACGCTGTTCCGGTCGGGAAGGGCCCGTGATCGGTCGCACTTCGAGACCTTCCGTGGTTACCACGAGGCTCTGTACCGGAGCGTGGAGCCCACGAGCGTCACGCCGTGGTCGTTGGCCTCGCGCGAGCGGTCGCTCGCTGGCGCGCTCGTGGCACTGCTGCGGCAGTCGTTCACTGCTCTCGCCCCGAACGAAGCGGCGGGTCGGTTCGACCTCGGGGACGACAGGATCCGCGAAGCGGTCGATCGACTCGTGGAACGGTTCCTTGGCTACGTGACGCGCGCCGACGGCCTCGAAGCGCCGGAAACACGCTCCGCCGTATGGAGCCTCCTGAGGGACTGGGACCGACGGGCAGGCCAGGCAAGGGAGTCCGGCGAGCCTCTGTACTACCAGCGGACGAAGAGAGACCAGGCAGCTTTGTTGAAGAAGTTCGGCCAACCCGGCGAGGGGTGGCTCGTCGGAGACTCGATGAGGTCCGTCGAGCCCAACGTGGCGGTCGAGGTCCAGGAACCGCAGGAGGAGGTGCACCATGGAGAAGATCAGGCATGACCTGCGCCTCTCCGAAACGATCTCACCGTTCGGTGTGGGAGCGATCGTCGACGTGCGAGGCGAGTCGCTCATGGCGCCGGACACGTCCTGGTGGGACAAGAAGTTCGCCCATGAGATCAGCTGTGAGCGTCTGACGGCCCGCCTCGGTGCCGGTGTCCTGAGACAACCACCGGCACATGCGAGCCGGGCCGCAAAGGAAACCCCTGCGCTGCCGTACTGGCGCTTTCCCGCTTGGCGGTTCTGCGAGCGCTGCGACAAGCTCTCGAAGCTGACCGGTAGGAAAAAAGGCAAGTGGAGCAACACCTGCGACTGCGGCGGCGCGCTCGTACCGATGCGATATGTCGCCGTCTGCGAAAAAGGCAGCCACATACAGGACATCAACTGGTTCCAGTGGACACATCGTGGGCGCGCGGCGAGCCTGAACGAAGCGGTCCGCTTTTGCCGTGACTACAAGGCACTCAGGTTCCGCAAGCTGGCCACTCGTGGCGAAGGCCTCGCGGCCCTGGTGGTGAAGTGCCACGGGTGCGGGAATGAGCGCAGTCTCGCTGAACTCGTGACGAAGGGGGCCCTGCACCGCGACGGGATCCGTTGCGCGGGACTGCAGCCCTGGGAGCCGGAGAGCTCCGTCAAGAAGCCCTGCTCGTACGAGTTGGTCGCC
This region of Streptomyces chromofuscus genomic DNA includes:
- a CDS encoding sacsin N-terminal ATP-binding-like domain-containing protein; its protein translation is MKKNVNWVPDAGLVREVDELFERAINSYRANSNLITEHANQEESIRVGGYSNRTLLELVQNAADAMSGAAEHEEGAGRVEIVLDLDRQTLYCANAGRPFSRSGLTALAHAHLSGKRGDEIGRFGLGFKSVLAVTDTPQVFSRSVAFEFNSSKAKAAIAAIAPVPKRIPVLRTLTRIDAEVEFAKDPILAELAEWAVTIVRLPNATRLESLKKEIEEFRSEFLLFVNSVREIRLRVVGADADFVTSHVSRDLGDGRFRIERPDGDHDEWYVDNRMHAPSPEARTEVGEAVSRDRMKVTVAMPARFAQLKKTGEFWSYFPLQDRTSASALFNAPWSVNDDRTTLLTNTYNREILVTLSEMFVDMLPKVSSVDDPAAHLDYMPARGRETHSFGDEILCVHVPQLGSEKALVPDATGALRTPLELRPLDLRVGDASERDHEEWIRSPHTDEDVPHWRCYSTNQRGTRLRALYVCSVSPAFADSRPRDEQKALEDVPKRGLLTWLREWAEGPDMASAAKALDFVLRNPNRFGPAKVIPTTAGMLSIKDRDRVFLHGAEDVDIEGSCFVDPDFLVLPGVEKKLVDCGFRNLDPLAKFEARMARLSRESQDDELPKFWDAASDVPMAQAQKAVAENKTGALRVPTRDGGWAVPGLVLDIDGLGDSTPGRVLDRTRCVPQLAHAAGVVTEPVASYSLEDEVYFEDYCQYVLDEVNRRLGPGERPVEQVEFDRGEGPGPFSVLLMLQEAGVPEPLRERWTEGLLRLDQVGHWLCTDIDTGLSHRVLSPVRWAAGRAGLLKSNRGHRAPGRVVSASLVEYEALLPLFRGPRHVEDALKLPKDLGEVPVEVLREALETEVTSPISNVALTGFVLTASRFAFPEGHPMFIPARVGRVIERRRPDAVYLATTEEEREFLSLRQKPYLKVDEDEADEFVDVVGCRRFEDSFSFSLLIDGRQVEERVIDLYTGLRSTFVEDKVTNATVAKAVQITKRVTTEDGVEDQSLEWHRQGMTLVVQAELDERRVLQIVNEAFDLRLSNTELSDILQARVDQHLEMQRQDARAASSDVERLAIYIGDDTLKENLPKGLWQALEGQGLVDGSTSVAELFLTVYGSDSIKLLAEEFSAEGYTDVPTTWVGGASTVAWLRKMGFGAKYAGRRTRHQDDEFVVPGAVKLKPLHDFQERIREELQEVLTSRGRDGRALKGMVELPTGAGKTRVATETVLRLFVDGDMSGTVLWIAQSEELCEQAVQTFGTVWRWLGDERPLTIGRLWNNNVVHEPDTEFSVVVATDAKLDRVADTPEYEWLSRASAVFIDEAHRAGGSKMYTKILRWLGVDGRSWERPLVGVSATPFKGRSDVVTKPTEELAARFGHHIMSAFDGNAYEELSKRGVLARVRHEVLPGVDVALKPDELEQVQSWRKLEPKVLDRIGRDQARMRILVEDILSRDPEWPILVFTPNVLSAQVLAATLRYRQVAAEAVSGQTGRQARRDVIEKFKKGEIRVLANCDLLIQGFDAPGVRALYIARPTFSPSAYIQMAGRGLRGPANGGKPECLIVDVADNFGAVNDFLGYRAYEDLWRKQGS
- a CDS encoding nuclease-related domain-containing DEAD/DEAH box helicase translates to MILIPDLADIETTTTSNAERRVALLLRAIDGPPDAVAFHSVKLRSHAVKQQGEADFVVLWNGVVVIVEVKGGGVRKYDGVWYSIDRHGDWKKLRESPMDQAQSAMYALRDILQEEGVGWFATEAVALTPDIDAPPAAVEWKGSHWWAKEQMSIAALTEAFEKVAGEARTAPYGIRVARSETLRARLFGEFTRMPVIDAQRGAVLEEQNRATEGQARVLAALSRNPRMLVFGGAGTGKSLVLAEGAKQEAGEGKSVLITFHSPALIDFFGPRIEGRDIDLLPFADLSGDKQYDVVFVDEAQDLMNAGGMDALDAVIRGGREGGRWRMFLDPNNQARVDGEFDPEVCELVQQEALQYDLDRNVRNTRAIVHVVQEYLGADVGDPGIVHGDRVEWRWSDGTAGVSAAETVARDLVANGARRQDIWIISVSEDAEPRRSEAGFLVTNPRYAKGLEAEHVIVCDLPQEYNDRGLAAFYVAVTRARVTLHVVASKDDKKRLQDLLRKQVGK